A genomic segment from Alteribacillus bidgolensis encodes:
- a CDS encoding (Fe-S)-binding protein, with protein MSMKEKDIVQEPPCTSESLSNYLWKDKPDEDKWADCVHCGMCLEACPTYELTGQEQHSPRGRVHLIKSVADGKLEVNEQFMDPVFACLDCKACTTACPADVDVGGLIEEARGQIRQAIPLTGWRGAVSKFFLHGLFPHPGRLQSAGNLLKLYQKSGMQTVVRKTGLLNIMPDHLATMETVMPEVKQSVRKKYKKEEVVKAKGEAKNEVAFLTGCVMDVMFSDINDSTVNVLTRNGNDVAIPKKQTCCGALHVHAGDRDMGRKLAKQNIEAFEDADTVVANAAGCGCMLTEYPELFREEETEWRERAEQFADKVVDVSKYLHDSGYEKPKAEINTKLTYHDACHLAHGQGVRQEPRDILLDIPGVEMVHMPNADRCCGSAGIYNITNPEMADGVLESKMENVPEEVEMISMGNPGCMLQMAMGVEKYGRNEKVVHTIQLLDWAYQKEDKQRGQT; from the coding sequence ATGAGTATGAAAGAAAAAGATATCGTTCAAGAGCCGCCATGTACTAGCGAAAGTTTAAGCAATTATTTGTGGAAAGATAAACCAGATGAAGATAAATGGGCTGATTGTGTACACTGCGGCATGTGTTTAGAGGCCTGTCCGACTTATGAATTGACCGGACAGGAGCAGCATTCCCCGCGCGGACGCGTCCATTTAATTAAATCCGTTGCGGATGGAAAGCTTGAAGTAAACGAACAGTTTATGGACCCGGTATTTGCTTGTCTGGATTGTAAAGCGTGTACGACTGCCTGTCCGGCTGACGTCGATGTTGGCGGTTTGATTGAGGAAGCGCGCGGGCAGATTCGACAGGCCATACCTTTAACAGGATGGAGAGGTGCGGTGAGTAAGTTTTTCTTGCACGGACTTTTTCCGCATCCGGGCCGGCTTCAATCCGCTGGTAATCTATTAAAATTGTATCAAAAGAGCGGCATGCAGACAGTGGTCCGTAAAACAGGCTTGTTAAATATTATGCCCGACCATTTAGCAACGATGGAAACCGTCATGCCGGAAGTAAAACAGTCGGTAAGAAAAAAATATAAAAAAGAAGAAGTGGTGAAAGCAAAAGGCGAAGCAAAAAATGAAGTGGCTTTTTTAACCGGTTGTGTGATGGATGTTATGTTTAGTGACATTAATGATTCTACCGTGAATGTATTAACTAGAAACGGAAACGACGTCGCCATCCCTAAAAAACAGACATGCTGCGGAGCCCTTCACGTTCATGCAGGTGACCGTGACATGGGAAGAAAGCTCGCCAAGCAAAACATTGAAGCCTTTGAAGACGCAGACACTGTTGTTGCCAATGCAGCAGGCTGCGGCTGTATGTTAACCGAGTATCCTGAATTGTTTCGTGAAGAAGAAACCGAATGGCGTGAGCGCGCAGAACAATTCGCAGATAAAGTAGTGGACGTTTCTAAATATCTTCACGACAGCGGTTATGAAAAGCCAAAAGCAGAAATAAACACAAAACTTACCTATCATGACGCCTGCCACCTAGCGCACGGGCAGGGGGTGCGCCAGGAACCGCGTGACATTCTGCTTGATATACCAGGAGTTGAAATGGTGCACATGCCAAATGCAGACCGCTGCTGCGGTAGTGCAGGAATCTATAACATTACAAATCCGGAAATGGCAGATGGTGTACTGGAAAGTAAAATGGAAAACGTTCCAGAAGAAGTCGAAATGATCTCCATGGGTAATCCCGGCTGTATGCTGCAAATGGCGATGGGTGTTGAAAAGTACGGAAGGAATGAAAAAGTTGTCCACACGATCCAGCTTTTAGATTGGGCTTATCAAAAAGAAGATAAGCAAAGGGGGCAGACCTGA
- a CDS encoding FAD-binding oxidoreductase — MITSDLLSDLKSLLPDSHIEEKLSPNQFFGNDGDIVISPKTENDISTVLHYANENNKKMNIAGNGTKRGFGGTENKADILLSLSDYKGVIEHTVGDMTITVKAGTPFQELQDYLAKYNQKISLDPSHPEESTIGGVIAANDSGPKRLGYGSARDHVIGLRMAYPNGEIIRSGGKVVKNVAGYDMNKLFIGSMGTLGVVTEITLKLRPLPKHESLILLTFEKESREEIRSFAVQFLDSMMEPVSLELLNPELSEKLTGQKVFTLAIAFEDVESSVHYQEEFVKNMKSGASQMTILAQQEAKEFWKRFNNLFPNGQRERKGQAAEAVIKVGVKNLDVIQVLKESDWLEDAHNVSVLAHGGLGHGLCQVHLQGAQDDIIAAINSLRKTVKQLTGYAVIKHLPLALRQVIDVWGEKPSYFFLLEGIKTKIDPKKTLNPKRYVGGL; from the coding sequence ATGATTACATCTGATTTATTAAGCGACTTAAAATCGCTGCTGCCAGATTCACATATAGAAGAAAAATTGTCACCAAATCAGTTTTTTGGAAATGACGGCGACATTGTAATTTCTCCAAAAACAGAAAACGATATTTCGACGGTTCTTCATTACGCGAACGAAAATAATAAAAAGATGAATATAGCTGGGAATGGCACGAAGCGAGGCTTTGGCGGAACGGAAAACAAGGCTGACATTCTATTGTCGCTTTCTGATTATAAAGGGGTTATTGAACATACAGTTGGCGACATGACAATTACTGTAAAAGCAGGCACCCCTTTTCAAGAACTGCAAGACTACCTTGCTAAATATAATCAAAAGATTTCACTTGATCCCTCTCATCCCGAAGAATCTACGATTGGCGGAGTTATTGCTGCAAATGACAGCGGCCCTAAACGACTTGGTTACGGTTCGGCAAGAGACCATGTCATTGGCTTAAGAATGGCGTATCCGAATGGAGAAATCATTCGCTCTGGCGGAAAAGTGGTAAAAAATGTCGCAGGTTATGACATGAATAAGCTTTTTATCGGTTCGATGGGGACCCTTGGAGTAGTAACTGAAATTACTTTAAAGCTAAGGCCTCTTCCAAAGCACGAGAGTTTAATACTTTTGACATTTGAAAAAGAAAGCAGAGAAGAGATACGTTCATTTGCCGTACAATTCCTTGATTCAATGATGGAGCCTGTTTCTTTGGAGCTGTTAAATCCAGAGCTTTCTGAAAAACTGACTGGGCAAAAAGTCTTTACGCTGGCCATTGCTTTTGAAGACGTAGAAAGCTCCGTTCACTACCAAGAAGAGTTTGTGAAAAATATGAAATCCGGAGCTTCGCAAATGACCATTCTCGCCCAGCAAGAAGCAAAAGAATTTTGGAAGCGTTTTAATAATTTGTTTCCAAATGGACAAAGGGAACGAAAGGGGCAGGCGGCAGAAGCTGTGATTAAGGTTGGGGTGAAAAATCTTGATGTCATCCAAGTCTTGAAGGAAAGCGATTGGTTAGAAGATGCACATAATGTTTCTGTTCTTGCGCACGGAGGATTAGGCCATGGATTATGTCAGGTTCACTTGCAAGGAGCGCAGGACGATATCATCGCAGCTATTAATTCTTTACGTAAAACGGTGAAGCAATTAACCGGATATGCGGTGATAAAACACTTACCGCTGGCGCTGCGCCAGGTCATAGATGTGTGGGGGGAAAAGCCTTCCTATTTCTTTTTACTAGAAGGCATCAAGACAAAAATTGACCCGAAAAAAACGCTCAATCCTAAGCGTTACGTAGGAGGGTTATAG
- a CDS encoding FadR/GntR family transcriptional regulator: MNIEKISKKKVSALVAEQIENMIEDGTFRPGEKLPSIRELCELLDVGRSAVRDALLTLNGKGAVYMKQGEGAFICEFDSTKLFNQTALHAATKNIRELFQVRKILETGTAEAAAIHRSEEDIRILEGILNNPLDGWESDYHFHITITKATGNMILIQLMEYISATMKQAMKDFHCQIRENKETVERIMKQHLYLFEAIKAGDADEAKRAMINHLNLVEELLQEGFLGETSTME, translated from the coding sequence GTGAACATAGAGAAGATTTCAAAGAAAAAAGTCTCTGCATTAGTGGCTGAACAGATCGAGAATATGATTGAAGATGGCACATTCCGGCCAGGGGAAAAGCTGCCTTCGATTCGAGAGTTGTGTGAATTATTAGATGTTGGAAGGTCTGCTGTACGAGACGCTCTTCTTACCCTTAATGGCAAAGGCGCCGTTTATATGAAACAAGGAGAAGGAGCATTCATTTGTGAGTTTGACTCAACGAAGCTTTTTAATCAAACCGCTCTGCATGCTGCGACGAAAAATATAAGGGAACTGTTTCAAGTGCGAAAGATCCTTGAAACCGGAACGGCAGAAGCGGCCGCTATTCACCGCTCGGAAGAAGATATAAGGATTTTAGAAGGCATTCTCAATAATCCTTTAGATGGGTGGGAATCCGATTACCATTTTCATATAACCATTACAAAAGCAACAGGTAATATGATACTTATCCAGCTGATGGAATATATTTCAGCTACGATGAAACAAGCAATGAAAGATTTCCATTGCCAAATCCGTGAAAACAAGGAAACGGTGGAACGTATAATGAAACAGCACCTATATTTGTTTGAAGCCATTAAAGCAGGAGACGCTGACGAGGCAAAGCGGGCAATGATCAATCATTTAAATCTTGTCGAAGAGCTGCTGCAGGAAGGATTTTTAGGAGAAACCTCGACAATGGAATAA
- a CDS encoding GntR family transcriptional regulator: MGDLRLSPIVKEETTKERVYRQIKEAILSGQIPQNTTFTEVQLANLLNTSRTPVRESVQDLQKEGLIISIPRKGLQVKNISSIEQEQIFLLRTSIEVDVIKKLTSVITEDQINKLNNIYTEQLKAKEENDNLKFIELDQEFHSFPLKVMNYTLVEQIILNLNELTRLIGIKALKKYGRMDEVLSEHKDIILAIEKKDSDLAADALKKHLNNTGQVLEMIQKSELQSSGDE, translated from the coding sequence ATGGGTGATTTAAGGTTAAGTCCAATCGTTAAGGAAGAAACCACAAAAGAAAGAGTCTATAGACAGATTAAAGAAGCAATACTAAGTGGTCAAATTCCCCAGAATACTACTTTTACAGAAGTCCAATTGGCAAATTTGCTTAATACGTCGAGAACCCCGGTACGAGAAAGCGTTCAAGATTTACAAAAAGAAGGATTAATTATTTCGATTCCAAGAAAAGGTTTGCAAGTAAAAAATATATCTTCGATTGAACAAGAACAAATCTTTTTGCTTCGAACATCTATTGAAGTTGACGTGATAAAAAAATTGACCTCTGTTATAACAGAAGACCAGATTAATAAATTAAACAACATTTATACAGAGCAATTGAAAGCTAAGGAAGAAAATGACAATTTGAAATTTATAGAACTAGATCAAGAATTTCATTCTTTCCCTTTAAAAGTGATGAACTATACTTTAGTTGAACAAATCATTCTTAATTTAAACGAGTTGACTCGGTTAATTGGTATTAAAGCATTAAAAAAGTACGGAAGGATGGATGAAGTACTATCAGAACACAAAGATATTATTCTTGCCATCGAAAAGAAAGATAGTGATTTGGCGGCAGATGCTTTAAAGAAACATTTAAATAACACTGGTCAAGTTCTGGAGATGATTCAAAAAAGTGAATTACAAAGCTCCGGAGATGAATAA
- a CDS encoding cupin domain-containing protein, translated as MSKPELEFVDYKEFETESIPGVEGLSQRIIAQIPGSEVATRILQFEPGTDTSPNGVQLHDFWEELYIIEGSIIDLELNEEFTSGMVACRPPGMKHGPWKAPNGCKIFEVRYYAKGQ; from the coding sequence ATGAGTAAACCTGAACTAGAATTTGTTGATTATAAGGAATTTGAAACGGAATCTATACCTGGAGTAGAGGGACTCTCGCAAAGAATTATTGCCCAAATCCCTGGATCTGAGGTTGCTACGAGAATACTTCAGTTTGAACCAGGAACAGATACTTCTCCTAATGGTGTTCAACTTCATGATTTTTGGGAAGAGCTTTATATTATAGAAGGTTCTATTATTGATTTAGAGCTGAATGAAGAATTTACAAGCGGTATGGTTGCTTGTCGTCCGCCTGGGATGAAACATGGCCCGTGGAAAGCTCCAAACGGATGTAAGATATTTGAGGTTAGATATTATGCCAAAGGACAATAA
- a CDS encoding flavin reductase family protein has translation MNDQLFKSAMSKFTTGVTVITTKVDEKVHGMTANAFMSVSLEPKLILISVHEKASMNKYIKESGKFAVSILAEGQEDMSMYFAGQIKEEKSVDFVQFNGMPVLENSIVHLTCDVANAHIEGDHTLFIGAVTDIAVNESNPLALYNGKYQTVN, from the coding sequence ATGAATGATCAACTATTCAAAAGCGCTATGTCTAAGTTTACTACTGGAGTAACTGTTATAACTACTAAAGTAGATGAAAAAGTACATGGAATGACAGCAAATGCTTTTATGTCTGTTTCTCTTGAACCGAAATTGATTTTAATTTCGGTTCATGAAAAAGCTAGTATGAATAAGTACATTAAAGAATCTGGGAAGTTCGCTGTCAGCATTTTGGCGGAAGGACAAGAAGACATGTCTATGTATTTCGCAGGGCAAATCAAAGAAGAAAAAAGTGTTGATTTTGTGCAATTTAATGGAATGCCTGTGCTTGAGAATTCGATTGTGCATTTGACTTGTGATGTAGCAAATGCCCATATTGAAGGAGATCACACATTATTTATTGGTGCTGTTACAGATATTGCTGTAAATGAGTCCAACCCTTTAGCTTTATATAATGGTAAATATCAAACAGTTAACTGA